From Neobacillus sp. PS2-9, the proteins below share one genomic window:
- a CDS encoding amino acid permease — protein MQTAKVLKENEYNGDLSPKKEPSELRRSLKSRHLTMISLGGTIGTGLFLASGGAIHSAGPGGAILSYIIIGLMVYFLMQGLAEMGAYMPVAGSFSTYATKFVDPSLGFALGWNYWYNWAITIAAELAAVTMIMKFWFPQTPSFIWSGIFLVIMFLLNYLSVKGFGEAEYWFSLIKVVTVIVFIIIGTLMIFGIMGDEAIGFKNFTVGDAPFHGGFMAMLGIFMAAGFSFQGTELLGVAAGETEDPRKAIPRAVKQVFWRILLFYVLAILVIGLLIPFTNENLANGDVTVSPFTLVFQKAGIAFAASVMNAVILTAVLSAGNSGMYASTRMLWDLAREGKAPKFLGKLNKNGVPVNALFATTLVGTLAFLASFFGDGTVYVWLLNASGMSGFIAWLGIAICHYRFRKAFIAQGKDLSLLPYKSKFFPFGPIFAFAVCGFVVLGQNYSAFIGSTIDWNGVLVSYIGLPLFLILWLGYKLTKKTKVIPLDKCDLSN, from the coding sequence ATGCAAACAGCAAAAGTATTAAAAGAAAATGAATATAATGGTGATTTATCACCTAAAAAAGAACCCTCAGAGTTAAGACGAAGCCTTAAATCTCGTCACCTTACCATGATTTCTCTTGGAGGAACAATTGGTACAGGTTTATTCCTTGCCAGTGGCGGGGCCATACATTCTGCAGGACCAGGCGGAGCTATTCTCTCCTATATTATTATTGGTCTAATGGTTTACTTTTTGATGCAGGGGTTAGCAGAGATGGGAGCCTATATGCCCGTTGCTGGAAGCTTTAGTACGTATGCAACTAAATTCGTCGATCCTTCCTTAGGTTTTGCACTAGGTTGGAATTACTGGTATAACTGGGCAATTACCATTGCAGCCGAGTTAGCAGCTGTTACGATGATCATGAAATTTTGGTTCCCACAAACACCATCCTTCATTTGGAGTGGAATCTTTTTAGTCATTATGTTCCTATTAAATTATCTTTCTGTTAAAGGATTTGGTGAAGCAGAATACTGGTTTTCCTTAATAAAGGTAGTAACGGTTATTGTCTTTATCATAATTGGTACACTAATGATTTTCGGTATCATGGGAGATGAGGCAATCGGCTTCAAAAATTTCACAGTTGGTGATGCTCCTTTCCATGGCGGTTTTATGGCAATGCTAGGAATTTTTATGGCAGCTGGATTTTCCTTCCAAGGAACAGAGCTTTTAGGTGTTGCTGCTGGTGAGACGGAAGATCCAAGGAAAGCTATTCCACGAGCAGTGAAACAAGTATTTTGGCGAATTCTTTTATTTTATGTACTAGCTATTTTAGTAATCGGACTTCTAATTCCTTTTACAAATGAAAATTTAGCAAATGGTGATGTTACGGTTAGTCCCTTTACGCTTGTCTTTCAAAAGGCTGGAATTGCTTTTGCTGCTTCAGTAATGAACGCGGTTATCTTAACAGCAGTTTTATCTGCTGGTAATTCTGGTATGTACGCTTCTACCCGAATGCTCTGGGACTTAGCACGTGAAGGAAAAGCTCCCAAGTTTCTAGGGAAACTAAATAAAAATGGTGTACCTGTCAATGCTCTATTTGCAACAACTTTAGTAGGTACTTTGGCCTTTCTTGCCTCTTTCTTCGGAGATGGCACGGTTTATGTCTGGTTATTAAATGCTTCAGGTATGTCCGGCTTTATTGCTTGGCTGGGAATTGCAATCTGTCACTATCGATTCAGAAAAGCCTTTATAGCGCAAGGAAAGGATTTAAGTTTATTACCATATAAATCAAAATTCTTCCCTTTCGGTCCTATTTTCGCTTTTGCTGTCTGCGGATTCGTTGTTTTAGGACAAAACTATTCAGCCTTTATTGGAAGCACTATCGATTGGAATGGTGTGTTGGTTTCTTATATTGGTTTACCGCTTTTCCTTATCTTATGGTTGGGATACAAATTAACAAAGAAAACTAAAGTAATTCCTTTGGATAAATGTGATTTATCTAACTAA
- a CDS encoding YitT family protein, with translation MRIFGIITGSLIVVLAFNLFLIPHEVLSSGLSGISMIVGMVTPLNTGLANFLLNFPLLVIGYKMLGKKFIMNSIFSVLIISVGLYVVPVYEIANDKILSSIFGGALTGLGVGIVFRSSGSTGGFDIIGMIVSRKKDFPIGALLSGMNAVVILISGFLFNWDAALNTLVSIFVTGKVVDAIYTDHAKLTIMIITEKGEEMRSHLLTNLYRGLTIIDGVGGYSNNKRNVLITVISRYELNEIKNLIVEVDPSAFVNITETIEVMGLFHRPSPS, from the coding sequence ATGCGGATTTTTGGGATTATTACGGGATCACTAATTGTTGTACTAGCATTTAACCTTTTTTTAATACCTCACGAAGTGTTAAGCAGTGGACTAAGTGGTATTTCCATGATAGTAGGTATGGTTACACCACTTAATACTGGGTTAGCAAATTTTCTTTTGAATTTTCCGTTACTGGTTATTGGGTACAAAATGTTAGGCAAAAAATTTATTATGAACTCGATCTTTTCAGTGCTCATCATATCAGTTGGGCTCTATGTGGTACCTGTCTACGAAATTGCAAATGATAAGATATTATCCTCCATTTTTGGCGGCGCTTTAACAGGTCTTGGGGTAGGCATTGTCTTCCGAAGTTCTGGATCTACAGGTGGCTTTGATATTATTGGAATGATTGTTTCGAGAAAAAAGGACTTTCCAATAGGTGCACTTCTATCAGGTATGAACGCAGTTGTTATTTTGATAAGTGGATTTCTGTTTAATTGGGATGCTGCTTTGAATACCTTAGTATCTATTTTTGTAACAGGTAAAGTAGTTGATGCCATCTATACTGACCATGCTAAGCTAACGATAATGATCATTACAGAAAAGGGTGAAGAGATGAGGTCACATCTGTTAACCAATCTGTATCGAGGGTTGACAATTATAGATGGTGTTGGCGGCTACTCCAATAATAAACGAAATGTATTAATAACAGTGATATCACGATATGAACTGAATGAGATTAAAAATCTCATTGTTGAAGTAGATCCTTCAGCATTCGTCAATATAACTGAAACGATAGAAGTAATGGGACTGTTTCATCGTCCTAGTCCCTCATAA
- a CDS encoding PH domain-containing protein, with the protein MFGKVAADILGLSDVGSVIKPENYDKVDADDYVMHEDNEKIYFLIKSKSDEYCFTNNALIHLDGTSATSKKRMLHRYSFATNRISDVKLETAGTVDLDVEIKFKIGSQPFSIDIHKKHIEEVKDLYKALIKIAEISHENEISLQFAKQSLDVASTTIGRITSPDSNLVVQFKMLNQAAFQWLEDSKKQYCVKDFGFVFEKYINN; encoded by the coding sequence ATGTTTGGAAAAGTAGCTGCTGATATTTTAGGATTAAGTGATGTTGGTTCTGTTATTAAACCAGAGAATTATGATAAGGTTGATGCTGATGATTATGTTATGCACGAAGATAATGAGAAGATTTATTTTCTAATTAAATCAAAATCGGATGAATATTGTTTTACAAATAACGCCCTAATTCACCTTGATGGTACAAGTGCTACAAGCAAGAAGCGTATGCTGCATCGATATAGCTTTGCAACCAATCGGATTTCTGATGTTAAACTTGAAACAGCTGGGACTGTAGACCTTGATGTTGAAATTAAGTTTAAAATTGGCTCACAGCCTTTCTCAATTGATATTCATAAAAAACATATTGAAGAAGTGAAAGATTTATATAAAGCTTTGATAAAAATTGCCGAAATATCTCATGAAAATGAAATTAGCCTTCAATTTGCCAAACAAAGCCTTGATGTTGCCTCTACTACTATAGGTCGAATAACAAGTCCAGATAGCAATTTAGTTGTACAATTTAAAATGCTAAACCAAGCAGCTTTTCAATGGTTAGAAGATAGTAAAAAACAGTATTGTGTGAAAGATTTTGGTTTTGTATTTGAAAAATACATTAATAATTGA
- a CDS encoding MFS transporter has translation MSNFVRKETSFRFLWCGQIFANLGDILYVVCLIKLIFDATGSVTYISLVPFFNTISALISGLLAPLIINKFKLTSILSYSQTGKTVLLLLLCFVGATMGEERLFWIYLLICLISFLDGWASPARNALIPSLVDESKLLKTNSLLSISDQLVQLIAWPIGSILLVLSGSINILWLAFILFLLSTVFMWQIKGGWKESPQGNEAHMDVLKEGWAIIWRSRLLRIISLMNILETFANGVWIAAILYVYVSEALNKGESWWGFINGSFFGGMLFGGLVIYRFSSLIERNLGKTIFYSTFILIVITFLFGTTSIPWFALFVSFLFGFPQMARDIAETTIIQNSAREHLLAKVYSARGTLIFAAFGLSSLVMGWITERFGVRVTFLVATIFFIASFIVAFINKSALFVEIKKNRG, from the coding sequence ATGTCCAATTTTGTTAGAAAAGAGACTTCTTTTCGGTTTCTTTGGTGTGGGCAAATATTTGCTAACCTAGGGGATATTTTGTATGTAGTTTGTTTAATTAAGTTAATTTTTGACGCGACTGGATCAGTTACCTATATCTCGCTTGTCCCATTTTTTAATACCATTTCTGCCTTAATTAGCGGGCTATTAGCCCCGTTAATAATAAATAAATTTAAGCTCACATCAATCTTGTCATATTCTCAAACCGGTAAGACGGTGCTTTTGCTTTTGTTATGTTTTGTTGGGGCCACTATGGGAGAAGAAAGGTTGTTTTGGATTTATCTTCTGATTTGCCTTATATCTTTTTTAGACGGGTGGGCGTCCCCAGCTCGGAACGCACTAATTCCTAGTCTAGTTGATGAGAGTAAACTGCTGAAAACTAATAGTTTACTCTCTATATCTGATCAATTAGTTCAGCTTATTGCCTGGCCGATTGGGAGTATTTTGTTGGTTTTATCTGGTTCGATAAATATACTTTGGTTAGCTTTCATACTGTTTCTTCTTTCAACTGTTTTTATGTGGCAGATTAAAGGTGGCTGGAAAGAATCACCCCAAGGAAACGAAGCGCATATGGATGTGTTAAAGGAAGGCTGGGCTATTATTTGGAGGTCGAGACTGCTTCGAATAATCAGTTTGATGAACATTCTCGAAACATTTGCTAACGGGGTATGGATTGCTGCTATCTTGTATGTATATGTATCGGAGGCATTAAATAAAGGGGAGAGCTGGTGGGGATTTATTAATGGCTCTTTCTTTGGAGGTATGCTCTTTGGGGGGCTAGTCATTTATCGTTTTTCTTCCCTGATTGAAAGGAATCTTGGAAAGACCATTTTCTATTCAACTTTCATTTTAATTGTGATAACCTTTTTATTCGGAACTACCTCTATCCCATGGTTTGCTCTATTTGTCTCTTTTTTATTCGGTTTTCCACAAATGGCACGTGATATTGCGGAAACAACCATTATCCAAAATAGCGCTCGGGAACATCTTTTAGCAAAGGTCTATTCAGCTCGAGGAACTTTAATATTTGCAGCATTCGGACTTTCATCCCTTGTAATGGGCTGGATTACTGAAAGATTCGGGGTGAGAGTAACATTTTTGGTGGCTACTATTTTTTTTATAGCTTCTTTTATTGTTGCATTTATTAATAAATCGGCCCTATTTGTTGAAATAAAAAAGAATAGAGGTTAA
- a CDS encoding multidrug resistance efflux transporter family protein → MRPIILGVFAAFFFAFTFILNRSMDLAGGSWIWSASLRYFFMVPFLFLIVLSRKNLRPLLVEMKSRPTSWIIWSTVGFGLFYGPICFSAAYAPGWLIAATWQVTIISGSLLAPLFYETILTKKGPIKIRGKIPYKGLLMSMIILLGIILIQLEQANHLSFLTVSLGVVPVLIASFAYPLGNRKMMEVCGGRLDVFQRVLGMTIASLPLWIILSIYGVIDGGLPSMGQTIQSGLVAITSGVIATILFFQATDLVRGNMQRLAAVEATQSMEVLFALLGEVYILNSELPTKLSWIGILLVMGGMLLHSYVSQRKELSKDQTVSA, encoded by the coding sequence GTGAGGCCTATCATTTTAGGAGTTTTTGCAGCTTTCTTTTTTGCATTTACATTTATATTAAACAGATCAATGGACTTGGCTGGAGGAAGCTGGATTTGGAGTGCATCACTCAGGTATTTTTTTATGGTACCCTTTCTTTTCTTGATTGTTCTTAGTAGGAAGAACCTTAGACCATTGCTTGTAGAGATGAAAAGTCGTCCAACTTCATGGATAATTTGGAGTACAGTGGGGTTCGGATTGTTCTATGGACCTATTTGTTTTTCAGCTGCCTATGCACCAGGTTGGTTAATCGCGGCTACTTGGCAAGTAACCATCATTTCTGGTTCACTACTTGCCCCGCTTTTTTATGAAACAATCCTAACTAAAAAGGGCCCTATAAAAATTAGAGGGAAAATTCCTTATAAAGGCTTACTCATGTCAATGATTATATTACTTGGAATCATTCTCATACAGCTTGAACAAGCTAATCATTTATCATTTCTTACAGTAAGCTTAGGTGTTGTTCCTGTGTTAATTGCATCGTTTGCCTACCCATTAGGAAATAGGAAAATGATGGAGGTATGTGGTGGTCGTCTAGATGTTTTTCAACGCGTGTTAGGAATGACAATAGCCAGTCTACCTTTATGGATTATCTTATCCATTTATGGAGTCATAGATGGTGGATTGCCAAGCATGGGGCAAACCATTCAGTCTGGGCTGGTTGCTATTACCTCTGGAGTCATTGCAACAATACTATTCTTTCAAGCAACAGACCTGGTGAGAGGGAATATGCAAAGGCTTGCCGCTGTTGAGGCTACACAATCTATGGAGGTTTTATTTGCACTTCTTGGAGAGGTGTACATACTAAATTCAGAACTTCCAACTAAGTTATCGTGGATTGGCATTCTGTTAGTCATGGGTGGAATGTTACTTCACAGCTATGTGTCACAAAGAAAAGAATTATCTAAAGACCAAACCGTTAGCGCATAA
- a CDS encoding DUF421 domain-containing protein, with amino-acid sequence MPDGLFIIGRSLFFLLLLFITTKVLGKKQISELSFFEYVAGITIGSIAGEVVTGLESNMFHGVLALIVFGFVTFLVNYLAIKSKKFSDFAEGKGTVVIKDGKILEENLKKEKYTIDELSALLRQKDIFKIADVEFAVLEPRGNLSTLLKRENRPLTPKDLQMKMPNEKEPQTVIMDGNIVDEPLRCAGKGRGWLYTELEKLGVTLDNVFVGQVDSYGELTVDLYDDKIQVPEPAQRPLLLATLKKAQADLEIFSLETNCTKSKAMYKKNAALLQATIDKLTPYLNG; translated from the coding sequence ATGCCAGATGGGCTTTTTATTATAGGGCGTTCATTATTCTTCTTGCTGCTTTTATTTATCACTACAAAAGTACTTGGAAAGAAGCAAATATCTGAGCTTTCTTTCTTTGAGTATGTTGCTGGTATTACAATAGGAAGTATTGCGGGTGAAGTAGTTACTGGACTTGAAAGTAACATGTTTCATGGTGTATTGGCACTCATTGTTTTTGGATTTGTTACCTTTTTAGTGAATTATTTGGCAATAAAAAGTAAAAAATTCAGTGATTTTGCAGAAGGTAAAGGCACTGTCGTAATTAAAGATGGAAAGATCTTAGAGGAAAATCTAAAAAAAGAGAAATACACTATTGATGAATTATCTGCTCTACTTCGACAAAAGGATATTTTTAAAATTGCTGATGTTGAATTTGCCGTTCTAGAACCACGAGGAAATTTAAGCACCTTATTAAAACGAGAAAACCGACCTTTGACACCTAAAGATTTACAAATGAAAATGCCAAATGAAAAAGAACCACAAACAGTCATTATGGACGGGAATATTGTTGATGAACCTTTAAGATGTGCAGGGAAAGGCAGAGGCTGGTTATATACTGAGTTAGAAAAACTAGGTGTGACTCTTGATAATGTTTTTGTTGGTCAGGTGGATTCCTACGGTGAACTGACGGTTGATCTATATGATGATAAGATACAAGTGCCAGAACCTGCCCAGCGTCCTTTATTACTGGCAACCTTAAAAAAAGCACAGGCTGATTTAGAAATCTTTTCACTTGAAACTAATTGTACAAAATCAAAAGCGATGTACAAAAAAAATGCAGCTCTCTTACAAGCGACAATTGATAAACTCACCCCTTATCTTAACGGTTAA
- a CDS encoding DUF1657 domain-containing protein → MTIASNVKQCLSTMKGIEAQLSSMALNSLDTEAQVIFHEATITIEEIRKDLQYRVLELERNEPQYSGS, encoded by the coding sequence GTGACCATTGCTTCAAACGTTAAACAATGTCTTTCAACCATGAAAGGAATTGAGGCACAATTATCTTCCATGGCGTTAAATTCACTTGATACAGAAGCACAAGTTATTTTTCATGAAGCTACGATAACTATTGAAGAAATAAGGAAGGATCTTCAGTATCGAGTTTTGGAGCTTGAACGAAATGAGCCTCAGTACAGCGGATCCTAA
- a CDS encoding DUF1657 domain-containing protein produces the protein MTVGTQVKQALAGLKSAQASFETFALATDNQNAKQLYQQAAQQTQSVLDSLEPRLQEIVTEEPQYNQ, from the coding sequence ATGACAGTAGGAACACAAGTAAAACAAGCTTTGGCAGGGTTAAAAAGTGCTCAGGCAAGCTTTGAAACCTTTGCTTTAGCTACAGACAACCAAAATGCAAAGCAGCTATATCAACAAGCAGCTCAACAAACACAATCAGTCCTTGACAGTCTAGAACCACGCCTTCAAGAGATTGTTACTGAAGAGCCGCAATACAATCAATAA
- a CDS encoding YmaF family protein, which produces MRQNSKDDFVQGFVANHNHGSVDYTGLSSGHVHQCLDVTSPPIMTQDGGHVHYTEGYVLFENGHTHHYRAYSGPAIPVGNGMHVHYYDFYTSEDNGHSHHVKGVDQPAPGSK; this is translated from the coding sequence ATGAGGCAAAATAGCAAAGATGATTTTGTCCAAGGATTTGTGGCTAATCATAATCACGGTTCTGTAGATTATACTGGTTTAAGCTCTGGTCATGTACATCAATGTTTAGATGTCACATCACCACCTATTATGACCCAGGATGGGGGACATGTGCATTATACTGAGGGGTATGTATTATTTGAAAATGGTCACACACATCACTATCGTGCTTACTCAGGTCCAGCCATTCCAGTAGGAAATGGTATGCATGTCCATTACTATGATTTTTATACATCAGAAGATAACGGACATAGCCATCATGTAAAAGGAGTTGACCAGCCTGCACCAGGATCAAAATAA
- a CDS encoding erythromycin esterase family protein: MLKSIKKYAKPFKSVDDLNPLIDAIGDAKYVLLGESSHGTSEYYSLRAEISKRLIMEKGFSFIAVEGDWPSCQNINQYVKGFNHEVKDVKEVLEAFNRWPTWMWSNQEITGLIEWLKDYNQQNISKQKVGFYGLDVYSLFESMDEIVKYLEKTNSTELAVAKKAFSCFEPYNRNHESYAVSAGYLSENCIKEAMDLLASIRKNKWKFDAEPESSLNMEVNALVTANAEDYYRTMGTSDSESWNIRDKHMVETLNAIMSFYGDDAKVIIWEHNTHIGDARATDMKDDGMVNVGQLIREAHAHDSVYIVGFGTYSGTVIASTEWGEDFQIMNVPPAQYGSWESLMHKSEPVNKYLIFTDENRQEFTTTIGHRAIGVVYRPEYEHFGNYVPSNMGQRYNSFIFIDQTNALHPLVLEPTNM; the protein is encoded by the coding sequence ATGCTTAAATCAATAAAAAAATATGCTAAGCCTTTCAAATCAGTTGATGATCTAAATCCATTAATAGATGCGATTGGTGATGCAAAATATGTTCTTCTCGGTGAATCTTCACATGGAACTTCTGAATATTACTCACTTCGTGCCGAAATATCAAAACGATTAATTATGGAAAAAGGATTTTCATTTATAGCAGTTGAAGGTGATTGGCCATCATGTCAGAATATCAACCAATATGTAAAGGGATTTAATCATGAAGTTAAAGATGTTAAAGAAGTACTTGAGGCTTTTAATCGTTGGCCAACATGGATGTGGTCAAATCAGGAAATCACTGGTTTGATTGAATGGTTAAAGGATTATAACCAGCAAAATATCAGCAAGCAAAAAGTGGGCTTTTACGGATTAGATGTATATAGCCTTTTTGAGAGTATGGATGAAATAGTTAAATATTTAGAAAAGACAAATTCAACTGAACTAGCTGTAGCAAAAAAAGCATTCTCCTGCTTTGAGCCATATAACCGCAATCATGAATCCTATGCTGTTTCTGCTGGCTACTTATCTGAAAACTGTATAAAAGAAGCAATGGACCTCCTTGCATCCATAAGAAAAAATAAATGGAAATTTGATGCCGAACCTGAAAGCAGCTTGAATATGGAAGTAAATGCTCTAGTTACAGCAAATGCTGAGGATTATTATCGTACAATGGGGACAAGTGACTCAGAATCTTGGAATATCCGCGACAAACACATGGTCGAAACTCTTAATGCAATAATGAGTTTTTATGGTGATGATGCTAAGGTAATCATATGGGAGCATAACACTCATATTGGGGATGCGCGAGCAACAGACATGAAGGATGATGGTATGGTTAATGTCGGTCAATTAATTAGAGAGGCACACGCTCATGATTCTGTTTATATTGTTGGATTTGGGACCTATAGCGGAACGGTAATTGCCTCCACAGAGTGGGGAGAAGATTTTCAAATAATGAATGTTCCTCCAGCCCAATATGGAAGCTGGGAATCCTTAATGCATAAAAGTGAGCCTGTGAATAAATATTTGATATTTACAGACGAGAATCGCCAAGAATTCACTACAACTATTGGTCATAGAGCAATTGGTGTTGTTTACCGACCCGAGTATGAGCATTTCGGAAATTATGTTCCCTCGAATATGGGACAGAGATACAATTCATTTATTTTTATCGACCAAACGAATGCCTTGCATCCACTAGTTCTAGAGCCAACTAATATGTAA
- a CDS encoding GNAT family N-acetyltransferase produces the protein MIRKLTKNDEEQVLTFLSVEPSINLFILGDIEAFGFGTDFQELWGEFDHDGRIKAVLLRFYQSFIPYTNGEFDVSGFVSIIKSYSQPIFLSGKSDIIEKFEQFEDLNLGEKKITYFAECRTDIHLNLNTVELEIKKAGLDDVDQIIDLRSTIKEFHIRSDARDMLVKSMEANTARTYYTEEKGVFTSCVSTTAENSHSAMIVGVCTRNDYRRKGLATAIMKKLFKDVLAEGKVLCLFYDNPEAGRIYKRLGFKDIGMWTMHR, from the coding sequence ATGATTAGAAAGCTTACTAAAAATGATGAAGAACAGGTCCTCACCTTTTTAAGTGTGGAACCTTCAATAAATTTATTTATTTTAGGTGATATAGAAGCATTTGGCTTTGGAACCGATTTTCAAGAACTTTGGGGTGAATTTGATCATGATGGAAGAATTAAAGCCGTCCTTCTTCGTTTTTATCAATCCTTTATACCGTATACAAATGGAGAATTCGATGTCAGTGGCTTTGTTTCTATCATAAAAAGTTATTCACAACCTATTTTTCTCTCTGGAAAATCGGATATCATAGAAAAATTCGAACAATTTGAGGACCTTAACCTTGGAGAAAAAAAAATAACCTATTTTGCTGAGTGTCGTACAGACATCCATCTAAACTTAAACACCGTTGAGCTAGAAATAAAAAAAGCTGGTTTAGACGATGTAGATCAAATAATTGATCTTCGCTCTACAATTAAGGAGTTTCATATTAGAAGTGACGCACGAGATATGCTAGTAAAATCAATGGAAGCTAATACTGCTAGAACCTATTATACAGAAGAAAAGGGAGTTTTTACTTCTTGTGTATCAACCACTGCAGAAAATTCACATTCGGCCATGATTGTTGGGGTATGCACACGAAACGATTATCGACGAAAAGGCCTTGCCACAGCTATTATGAAAAAGCTTTTTAAAGATGTATTAGCTGAGGGAAAGGTCCTCTGTCTTTTTTATGATAATCCAGAGGCTGGACGTATATATAAAAGACTTGGTTTTAAGGATATTGGTATGTGGACAATGCATAGGTAG
- a CDS encoding YitT family protein — MAKIEHRRLTKRKIFQRILLITLGAALMAVGLEIFLVPNNVIDGGITGISIMLSYITGWKLGVFIFILNIPFFFIGYKQIGKTFALSTLYGIIVLSIGTTLLHPVPAFTQDILLATVFGGIVLGMGVGMVIRYGGSLDGTEILAILFNNKLPFSVGEIIMFFNLFILGCAGFVFSWDRAMYSLIAYFVAYKTIDITITGLDESKSVWIISDNAKQIGDAILNRLGRGVTYINGEGAYSGDDKKVIFCVINRLEEAKLKEIVTENDDSAFLAVADIAEVRGGRFKKRDIH; from the coding sequence ATGGCAAAAATTGAACACCGAAGATTAACCAAAAGAAAGATATTTCAACGAATACTATTAATCACACTTGGTGCTGCCTTAATGGCAGTAGGTCTAGAAATATTTCTGGTTCCCAATAATGTAATCGATGGTGGAATTACGGGTATTTCCATCATGCTGTCTTATATTACAGGATGGAAACTAGGGGTATTTATCTTTATTCTTAACATCCCTTTCTTCTTTATAGGCTATAAACAAATTGGAAAAACCTTCGCATTGTCCACTCTTTATGGGATTATAGTCCTTTCAATTGGAACAACCTTGCTTCATCCGGTTCCAGCCTTCACACAAGATATCCTCCTAGCTACAGTATTTGGTGGGATTGTACTTGGTATGGGAGTAGGAATGGTTATTCGATACGGTGGCTCGCTGGATGGCACAGAAATTCTTGCCATACTCTTTAATAATAAACTCCCATTTTCCGTTGGCGAAATTATTATGTTCTTTAATCTCTTTATCTTGGGGTGTGCCGGTTTTGTGTTTTCTTGGGATCGTGCAATGTACTCTCTCATTGCCTATTTTGTTGCTTACAAGACTATTGATATTACTATTACTGGACTCGATGAATCCAAATCGGTATGGATTATTAGTGACAACGCGAAGCAAATTGGCGATGCGATTTTGAATCGACTTGGTCGAGGTGTAACCTATATTAATGGTGAAGGCGCTTATTCGGGCGATGATAAAAAAGTTATCTTTTGTGTGATTAATCGGCTAGAAGAAGCAAAATTAAAAGAAATTGTCACAGAAAATGATGATAGTGCCTTTTTGGCAGTAGCTGATATTGCTGAGGTTCGGGGTGGACGATTTAAGAAAAGAGACATTCACTAA
- a CDS encoding sigma-G-dependent sporulation-specific acid-soluble spore protein CsgA — translation MDQTLGYLREILSNYTDDHSEGRHIYRKLMEGNYRSEGSFVQALSQREIAFLNKMLPKEINYAKEEQDEKRASQLNEVFELLF, via the coding sequence ATGGATCAAACTTTAGGATACCTAAGAGAAATATTATCGAATTATACTGACGACCATTCAGAGGGAAGACATATTTACCGTAAACTCATGGAAGGTAATTATCGTTCTGAAGGTTCTTTTGTTCAAGCTTTAAGTCAAAGGGAGATTGCTTTTTTAAATAAGATGCTGCCAAAAGAAATTAACTACGCCAAAGAGGAGCAGGATGAAAAAAGAGCATCCCAATTAAACGAGGTTTTTGAATTATTATTTTAA